A DNA window from Streptomyces canus contains the following coding sequences:
- a CDS encoding AfsR/SARP family transcriptional regulator: MDDRSPQLLRCEVLGPLRAWRDGEPRELGPVKRQAVLAALLLHQGAVVSHERLLDAVWGEEPPAGGHKVLPTHVNSLRRVLDPEGTPPAESVIRSGKGWYRFVVEEVRLDTAELNERGDEALRTVTSGDLATAADQLSAVIGLFRGEPLAGLPGPFAHNERQRLEERRRTFRLERLKCLVLLGRFGDALDDLSGLSAASVADRYDEALTALRIRALYGRGRQAEALRTYEDLRVRLRDELGTDPGEELRRVHEAVLHQDGPFLLRPRASVLSTPHEVAVPAELPHDTPGFAGRSGELERLHSLLAPPRAPGPVNAVVISAIGGAAGIGKTALAVHWAHQVRDRFPDGQLYVNLHGFDHDRQPLEPGEALELLLRSLGLAASEIPPHHEAQGRVFRTLLADRRMLVLLDNAASADQVRPLLPGSPTCCVLVTSRNRLGDLVAHNGAHALPLDLLQPDEARALLSRTLGTDRVDDDKHAVDELIRLCGSLPLALRVAAARLAGDPALRTADLAAEMTEGNKLEALEPDGAANSPLRTAFSVSYRVLAPGARRLFRLLGLFPGAEFTTESAAALLDAPLSQARRLIGALASAHLIEPAAMGRYRFHDLLREYAQERALEEETAPDREAALERLLIWYLNATRTTAGTGLFPELPSSLRPGRHPGMPSATAPGPWLDSERANLLAVINHAAHHGPRPVAWHLTSALFNHFWIHLSRKTWQTTAQTALDAAETESDLFGQAAMHSSLAAARWDRGHVRQAMEHATRALDISRELGWATGEATGIGLRGFTQWSMARLDSALDDFTVGLRIFRETGHRYFEGFGLVGLGVACRDLGRLHEAADHLERAVGLTAEISWWNADSALQILGGVYWELGRFTDGLDLLGPEVASDKRAGYRDGRAMMFNSIAKINVELGRHREGLEQAERAFALVEDTKRHWVQSGILNTIAAARRRLAQRDRALQAGEQALALAREARFRRAEADSLLCLSLTYKETGRYDEARGHAEQALALARDHAFRVVEGQALTALCETAEAEEAHGTAVRLGQEALAIHRETGHRPGEARTLMALARSHRKTDGAAAQLMRRQAWAILSDIGVPETEYEDLDR, encoded by the coding sequence GTGGACGACCGCTCTCCTCAGCTGCTGCGGTGCGAAGTGCTCGGACCGTTACGGGCCTGGCGGGATGGGGAACCGCGGGAACTGGGGCCGGTCAAGCGGCAGGCGGTGCTGGCCGCGTTGCTGCTGCACCAAGGGGCCGTGGTGAGTCATGAGCGGCTGCTCGACGCCGTGTGGGGCGAGGAGCCTCCCGCAGGCGGCCACAAGGTGCTGCCCACGCACGTCAACTCGCTGCGCAGGGTGCTCGATCCGGAAGGCACCCCGCCCGCGGAGTCGGTGATCCGCAGCGGCAAAGGCTGGTACCGCTTCGTCGTCGAAGAGGTCAGGCTCGATACGGCGGAGCTGAACGAACGGGGCGACGAGGCGCTGCGCACCGTCACGTCGGGCGACCTGGCCACCGCCGCAGACCAACTCTCCGCAGTCATCGGGCTGTTCCGGGGCGAGCCGCTGGCCGGGCTGCCGGGACCATTCGCGCACAACGAGCGGCAGCGGTTGGAGGAACGCCGACGGACGTTCCGGCTGGAGCGGCTCAAGTGCCTTGTCCTGCTGGGCCGGTTCGGCGATGCCCTCGACGACCTGAGCGGGCTGTCGGCGGCTTCGGTGGCTGACCGCTACGACGAGGCACTGACCGCCTTGCGCATACGGGCCCTGTACGGCCGCGGGCGTCAGGCGGAAGCACTCAGAACCTACGAAGACCTGCGCGTACGACTGCGTGACGAGCTCGGAACCGATCCCGGTGAGGAACTGCGTCGGGTGCACGAAGCCGTACTGCACCAGGACGGCCCTTTCCTGCTGCGTCCGCGTGCGTCGGTGCTCTCCACACCGCACGAGGTCGCCGTGCCCGCCGAACTCCCGCACGACACACCGGGTTTCGCCGGCCGCAGCGGCGAACTCGAACGGCTCCATTCGCTGCTTGCGCCCCCGCGGGCGCCAGGACCAGTGAACGCCGTGGTCATCTCCGCCATCGGTGGCGCCGCCGGCATCGGCAAGACCGCGCTGGCCGTGCACTGGGCACACCAGGTCCGCGACCGCTTCCCGGACGGCCAGCTCTACGTCAACCTGCACGGTTTCGACCACGACCGACAGCCCCTCGAACCCGGCGAAGCGCTTGAACTGCTGCTGCGCAGCCTGGGGCTCGCGGCGTCGGAGATCCCCCCGCACCACGAGGCCCAGGGACGCGTGTTCCGGACCCTGCTGGCCGACCGGCGCATGCTCGTCCTGCTGGACAACGCGGCCTCCGCCGATCAGGTACGACCGCTACTGCCCGGCAGCCCGACCTGCTGCGTCCTCGTCACCAGCCGCAACCGGCTCGGCGACCTCGTGGCCCACAACGGCGCACACGCCCTGCCCCTGGATCTGCTCCAGCCGGACGAGGCCCGCGCCCTGCTGAGCCGGACCCTCGGCACGGACCGGGTCGACGACGACAAACACGCGGTCGACGAACTGATCCGGCTCTGCGGCAGCCTCCCCCTTGCCCTGCGCGTGGCCGCCGCCAGGCTCGCGGGCGATCCGGCCCTGCGGACGGCCGACCTCGCCGCCGAGATGACCGAGGGCAACAAGTTGGAAGCACTGGAGCCGGACGGCGCCGCCAACTCACCTTTGCGTACGGCCTTTTCGGTTTCGTACCGGGTCCTGGCACCCGGCGCACGCCGGCTGTTCCGCCTCCTCGGCCTGTTCCCGGGAGCGGAGTTCACCACCGAGAGCGCAGCGGCGCTCCTGGATGCGCCGCTGTCGCAGGCCCGGCGTCTGATCGGTGCGCTCGCCTCGGCCCACCTGATCGAACCCGCGGCAATGGGGCGTTACCGGTTCCACGATCTCCTCCGCGAGTACGCACAGGAGCGTGCGCTGGAGGAGGAGACGGCGCCGGATCGTGAAGCGGCCCTCGAACGGCTCCTGATCTGGTACCTGAACGCCACCCGAACCACCGCGGGGACCGGGCTCTTTCCGGAGCTGCCCAGCAGCCTCCGTCCCGGCAGGCACCCGGGCATGCCCTCGGCCACCGCGCCCGGACCATGGCTGGATTCGGAACGGGCGAATCTGCTCGCCGTCATCAACCATGCCGCCCACCACGGCCCCCGCCCCGTCGCCTGGCACCTGACCTCGGCGCTGTTCAACCACTTTTGGATCCATTTGTCACGGAAGACCTGGCAGACCACCGCGCAGACGGCACTGGACGCAGCCGAGACCGAGAGCGACCTGTTCGGCCAGGCCGCGATGCACTCCAGCCTTGCAGCGGCGCGGTGGGACCGGGGGCATGTCCGACAGGCGATGGAACACGCCACACGCGCACTGGACATCAGCCGGGAGCTCGGTTGGGCGACGGGCGAGGCGACGGGTATCGGCCTGAGAGGCTTCACGCAGTGGAGCATGGCGCGCCTCGACAGTGCGCTCGACGATTTCACCGTCGGCTTGCGCATCTTCCGCGAGACCGGGCATCGCTATTTCGAAGGATTCGGGTTGGTCGGCCTCGGTGTGGCCTGCCGGGATCTGGGGCGGCTGCACGAGGCCGCCGACCACCTCGAACGTGCCGTCGGCCTCACGGCGGAGATCAGCTGGTGGAACGCGGACTCGGCTCTGCAGATCCTGGGCGGGGTGTACTGGGAACTCGGCCGTTTCACCGACGGACTCGATCTCCTCGGCCCGGAGGTGGCTTCCGACAAGCGGGCCGGTTACCGCGACGGCCGCGCGATGATGTTCAACTCCATCGCGAAGATCAATGTCGAACTCGGCCGCCACCGCGAAGGCCTGGAGCAGGCCGAGCGAGCCTTCGCCCTGGTCGAGGACACGAAACGACACTGGGTTCAGTCCGGCATCCTCAACACGATCGCCGCCGCGCGCCGACGACTGGCGCAGCGGGACCGGGCTCTTCAGGCCGGCGAGCAGGCTCTCGCTCTGGCCCGCGAGGCGCGATTCCGGCGAGCCGAGGCGGACAGCCTCCTGTGCCTCTCCCTCACCTACAAGGAAACGGGCCGGTACGACGAAGCTCGAGGCCACGCCGAACAGGCACTGGCCCTGGCCCGCGACCACGCGTTCCGCGTGGTGGAGGGCCAGGCCCTGACAGCCCTGTGCGAGACGGCGGAGGCCGAGGAAGCCCACGGCACCGCCGTCAGGCTCGGCCAGGAGGCCCTCGCCATACACCGCGAGACCGGCCACCGCCCCGGAGAGGCCCGCACCCTCATGGCACTCGCCCGCTCCCACCGGAAGACCGACGGCGCTGCCGCCCAACTGATGAGGCGACAGGCATGGGCCATCCTCTCGGACATCGGCGTGCCCGAGACGGAGTACGAGGATCTCGACCGGTGA
- a CDS encoding tetratricopeptide repeat protein, which produces MGHPVVLSSSVHLGETLRQRAARYRGRDDRRSPARERSSPGEREAERLLAEAKRIFDQVLSAPHMDGDRDHPDRACALVRYSHLLHDQGNSEAALTEVKNAIRIYTEKYGSQHPYVAEARHRRALIRKGSGGRPLRWREDLTTARDIYLRVHPTDHPLIQQIEEELRDASDPTPGETANDRHP; this is translated from the coding sequence GTGGGCCATCCGGTCGTTCTCTCCTCGTCCGTTCATCTGGGCGAGACGCTCAGGCAGCGGGCGGCGAGGTACCGGGGACGGGACGACCGGCGCTCCCCCGCGCGCGAGCGTTCCTCACCGGGGGAACGGGAGGCCGAGCGTCTCCTCGCCGAGGCGAAACGGATCTTCGACCAGGTGCTGTCCGCCCCCCACATGGACGGGGACCGGGACCACCCGGACCGGGCCTGCGCACTGGTGCGCTACTCGCATCTCCTCCACGACCAGGGCAACAGCGAGGCGGCGTTGACGGAGGTCAAGAACGCCATCCGGATCTACACCGAGAAGTACGGCTCCCAGCACCCCTATGTGGCCGAGGCCCGTCACCGCCGGGCCCTGATCCGCAAGGGGAGCGGGGGCCGGCCGCTCCGCTGGCGCGAGGACCTGACCACGGCACGGGACATCTACCTGCGGGTGCATCCCACGGATCACCCCCTCATCCAGCAGATCGAGGAGGAGCTGCGGGACGCCTCCGACCCGACGCCGGGCGAGACGGCGAACGACCGTCATCCGTGA
- a CDS encoding outer membrane protein assembly factor BamB family protein, giving the protein MEPFEALEAGDPRQVGRYRIVARLGAGGMGRVYLGRSPGGRFVAVKVVRPELAEDAGFRRRFAREVAAARRVNGAFTAGVVDADPDGSPAWLATVYVPGVPLGDAVAAHGPWPQAEVFALGAGLAEALEAIHAADVVHRDLKPSNILLAADGPRVIDFGISVAGEASALTRTGTVVGTPGFMSPEQLTGKRVGPASDVFALGAVLAFTATGSGPFGTGSAHALSFRVVYEEPDLHQLPPVLRTLVASCLAKEPDRRPTVTTLLHELADTSGGRPAVPPASTPTASTRTVTEPGWLPEPVAATVHSRTAAVPPPPAPPPASPETSEPPPTEPVPAEPGAGRPERPATTRPREQHDFIVLPPGARLPSLPPVKAAGRPAGITRRRTLLGLGGATAAGLGFVGWKIRGSGSSAPGEQRWLFRAGGSLSSSPAVAGGVVFVGSGDDNLYAVDAATGKRRWTFPTGGAVLSSPAVVGGVVYIGSVDESLYAVDAASGEKRWRFRTGNAVESSPAVARGVVFVGSHDGNLYAVDAASGEKRWRFRTGGAVSSSPAVAGGVVFVASGDGNLYAVDAASGKRRWTFPTGWAVRSSPAVAGGVVFVGSQDGNLYAVDAATGKRRWKFPTQHFVSSSPAVAGGVVYVGSEDGNLYAVDAASGEKRWRFRTGGAVLSSPAVAGGVVYVGSKDGNLYAVDAASGEKRWYFHTARSLYEDPAVADGMVYIAGGDAGVLYAVTL; this is encoded by the coding sequence GTGGAGCCGTTCGAGGCACTGGAGGCGGGGGATCCCCGGCAGGTGGGGCGGTACCGGATCGTGGCCCGGCTGGGCGCGGGCGGGATGGGCCGGGTGTACCTGGGGCGCTCGCCCGGCGGACGGTTCGTGGCGGTGAAGGTCGTACGCCCGGAGCTGGCCGAGGACGCCGGCTTCCGGCGCCGGTTCGCCCGGGAGGTGGCCGCTGCCCGCCGGGTGAACGGGGCGTTCACCGCGGGCGTGGTCGACGCCGATCCGGACGGATCACCGGCATGGCTGGCGACGGTGTACGTGCCCGGGGTCCCGCTGGGTGATGCCGTGGCAGCGCACGGACCGTGGCCCCAGGCCGAGGTGTTCGCACTCGGGGCGGGGCTGGCCGAGGCCCTGGAGGCCATCCACGCGGCCGACGTGGTCCACCGGGACCTCAAACCGTCGAACATCCTGCTCGCTGCGGACGGACCGCGAGTCATCGATTTCGGGATCTCGGTGGCGGGCGAGGCCAGCGCGCTCACCCGCACCGGCACGGTCGTGGGCACACCGGGGTTCATGTCCCCCGAGCAACTGACCGGCAAGCGGGTCGGACCGGCGAGCGATGTCTTCGCCCTGGGTGCGGTACTGGCCTTCACCGCGACCGGGTCCGGGCCGTTCGGGACCGGCTCGGCGCACGCCCTCAGTTTCCGCGTCGTGTACGAGGAACCCGACCTGCACCAACTTCCGCCGGTCCTGCGGACCCTGGTGGCCTCCTGCCTGGCCAAGGAACCCGACCGGCGGCCCACGGTGACCACGCTGCTGCACGAGCTGGCCGATACCTCCGGCGGCCGGCCGGCCGTACCACCGGCATCCACGCCGACTGCGTCGACCCGGACAGTCACCGAGCCCGGCTGGCTCCCCGAGCCGGTCGCCGCGACCGTGCACTCGCGCACCGCCGCCGTGCCGCCGCCCCCGGCTCCACCACCCGCATCGCCCGAGACGTCCGAGCCCCCGCCCACAGAGCCGGTGCCGGCGGAACCCGGCGCCGGTCGGCCGGAGCGCCCTGCGACGACCCGGCCGAGGGAACAGCACGACTTCATCGTCCTGCCGCCCGGGGCGCGGCTCCCGTCCCTGCCGCCGGTGAAGGCTGCGGGACGCCCGGCCGGGATCACCCGCAGACGGACCCTGCTCGGCCTCGGCGGCGCCACCGCCGCAGGACTCGGCTTCGTCGGCTGGAAGATCCGCGGCAGCGGTTCCTCTGCTCCCGGCGAGCAGCGGTGGCTCTTCCGCGCCGGGGGCTCCCTGTCCTCGTCGCCGGCCGTGGCGGGCGGTGTGGTGTTCGTCGGCAGCGGGGACGACAACCTGTACGCGGTGGACGCCGCGACCGGCAAACGGCGGTGGACGTTTCCCACGGGCGGCGCCGTGCTCTCGTCGCCGGCCGTGGTGGGCGGTGTGGTGTATATCGGCAGCGTCGACGAAAGCCTGTACGCGGTGGATGCCGCGAGCGGCGAGAAGCGGTGGAGGTTCCGCACGGGCAACGCCGTGGAGTCGTCGCCGGCCGTGGCGCGCGGTGTGGTGTTCGTCGGGAGCCACGACGGCAACCTGTACGCGGTGGACGCCGCGAGCGGCGAGAAGCGGTGGAGGTTCCGCACGGGCGGCGCCGTGAGCTCGTCGCCAGCCGTGGCGGGCGGTGTGGTGTTCGTCGCCAGCGGGGACGGCAACCTGTACGCGGTGGACGCCGCCTCCGGCAAACGGCGGTGGACGTTTCCCACGGGCTGGGCCGTGCGCTCGTCGCCGGCCGTGGCGGGCGGTGTGGTGTTCGTCGGGAGCCAGGACGGCAACCTGTACGCGGTGGACGCCGCGACCGGCAAACGGCGGTGGAAGTTCCCCACCCAGCACTTTGTGTCCTCGTCGCCGGCCGTGGCGGGCGGTGTGGTATACGTCGGGAGCGAGGACGGCAACCTGTACGCGGTGGATGCCGCGAGCGGCGAGAAGCGGTGGAGGTTCCGCACGGGCGGCGCCGTGCTCTCGTCGCCGGCCGTGGCGGGCGGTGTGGTGTACGTCGGGAGCAAGGACGGCAACCTGTACGCGGTGGACGCCGCGAGCGGCGAGAAGCGGTGGTACTTCCACACCGCCAGATCCTTGTACGAGGACCCTGCAGTGGCCGACGGGATGGTGTATATCGCTGGTGGCGACGCTGGCGTCTTGTATGCGGTGACGCTGTAG
- a CDS encoding toll/interleukin-1 receptor domain-containing protein → MRRNSRGKRRLDQVLAVTGAAVAAGALAGVRFVGGWAQFLVICLLAAGTGLGAYSGNSLRARAAGTPPQVLISHPHGDEPWAHWVAWRLRRIGYLTSTRPWAPAEQLVPPPPEVAPDHELIIVSRALDDTPHPTEHTRVARARGKSVLALVTTHHDPPLTRWAGCEVLTLAGRTADDAAATIDARLHQAGAVPLPEYTASHVVGEVEPRYPALGPLVTNFDRRAVSHFAARREELALLRAVLGTVNVSGGGRTCAIHGLSGIGKTRLALEYARRYEDLFDVIWRVEAAHAPTARASLLALAHRLQDLRDQQTGARAQHEDRDPEQTLQHLLSNELPRTRALLIYDGAEDDSTIRQLLPDTGNGGQVLITSVNPVWQRSAPHHRIALEAFTAEEAVSFLRNESGIDDEAGLAKIVDRLGRLPLALEPAAASLRDEPDIDAYLQALDLPSQVDPSARAETSPSGAPAWIHSFNQAETKDALAGLLLRLCAFLAPQGIPSYFFEADRQRTDLLPRPLAEGVVQPSRDRRIKDTARNSSLLTGEAKLVMHTQVQAVIREEMPEAEQTFHAAAAVCLVNGWFPEDPEQESTWPQCVELLPHARVVLDHCGRLGVVDENTSTLLQSMGEYFRVQGDRTEAERLLMDALRQRENLWGRQNSLVANTLVSLSRLKVLSAELPEARSFAEDALKIRLRLDGDRDPRTLESRMQLGRVLRELGDFDGASEAAAQTLLRLRRLSETDPVKIADGLCDLGLVRWRQGRLGEALDLHREALQLLERAPGDGEPARRNRTAFVHQALGLALLDSHDLE, encoded by the coding sequence ATGCGCCGTAACAGTCGGGGCAAGCGACGTCTGGACCAGGTGCTGGCTGTCACGGGCGCGGCCGTGGCCGCGGGCGCCCTCGCCGGGGTCAGGTTCGTCGGCGGATGGGCGCAGTTCCTGGTGATCTGCCTGCTGGCCGCGGGCACCGGTCTCGGCGCCTACTCGGGGAACTCCTTGCGGGCGCGCGCCGCGGGTACTCCGCCGCAGGTGCTGATCAGCCATCCGCACGGCGACGAACCCTGGGCACACTGGGTGGCCTGGCGGCTCAGACGGATCGGGTATCTCACCTCCACCCGGCCGTGGGCGCCGGCGGAGCAGCTGGTGCCGCCTCCCCCGGAGGTCGCTCCCGATCATGAACTCATCATCGTGTCCCGGGCGTTGGACGACACGCCTCACCCGACCGAGCACACGCGCGTGGCCCGCGCTCGCGGCAAGTCCGTACTCGCCCTGGTGACCACGCACCACGATCCCCCGTTGACGCGATGGGCCGGTTGTGAGGTGTTGACGCTGGCCGGCCGTACGGCCGACGACGCGGCGGCCACCATCGACGCACGGCTGCACCAGGCCGGCGCGGTCCCCCTGCCGGAGTACACGGCCTCCCACGTGGTCGGCGAGGTCGAACCGCGCTATCCGGCCCTCGGGCCCCTCGTCACCAACTTCGACAGACGGGCGGTGTCGCACTTCGCGGCGCGGCGCGAGGAGCTCGCCCTGCTGCGCGCGGTCCTCGGCACGGTGAACGTCTCGGGCGGCGGGCGCACCTGCGCGATCCACGGCCTCAGCGGTATCGGCAAGACGCGGCTGGCCCTGGAGTACGCCCGCCGGTACGAGGATCTGTTCGACGTCATCTGGCGGGTCGAGGCGGCCCACGCCCCGACCGCCCGCGCCAGTCTCCTCGCCCTGGCGCACAGGCTCCAGGACCTGCGCGACCAGCAGACGGGTGCGCGGGCACAGCACGAGGACCGCGATCCCGAACAGACGCTCCAGCACCTGCTGTCCAACGAGTTACCGAGGACCAGGGCGCTGTTGATCTACGACGGGGCGGAGGACGACTCCACCATCCGGCAGTTGCTGCCCGACACCGGAAACGGCGGCCAGGTTCTGATCACCTCCGTCAACCCCGTCTGGCAGCGCAGCGCTCCCCACCACCGCATCGCCCTGGAGGCGTTCACCGCGGAGGAGGCCGTGTCCTTCCTGCGCAACGAGAGCGGGATCGACGACGAAGCCGGACTGGCGAAGATCGTCGACCGGCTGGGACGGCTGCCCCTGGCACTGGAACCCGCGGCGGCCTCCCTGCGCGACGAGCCCGACATCGACGCGTACCTCCAGGCCCTGGACCTTCCCTCGCAGGTCGATCCGTCCGCCCGCGCGGAGACGAGCCCGAGCGGTGCCCCGGCCTGGATCCACTCCTTCAACCAGGCCGAGACGAAGGACGCGCTCGCGGGGCTGCTGCTGCGTCTGTGCGCCTTCCTCGCACCGCAGGGCATACCCAGCTACTTCTTCGAAGCCGACAGACAGCGCACCGACCTCCTGCCGAGGCCCCTCGCCGAGGGGGTGGTACAGCCGTCGCGCGACCGCCGTATCAAGGACACGGCCAGGAACTCCTCGCTGCTCACGGGAGAGGCGAAGCTCGTGATGCACACCCAGGTGCAGGCGGTGATCCGCGAGGAGATGCCGGAGGCGGAACAGACCTTCCACGCGGCCGCCGCGGTGTGCCTGGTCAACGGCTGGTTCCCGGAGGACCCGGAGCAGGAGAGCACCTGGCCCCAGTGCGTCGAACTGCTCCCGCATGCCCGGGTGGTGCTCGACCACTGCGGAAGACTCGGGGTCGTCGACGAGAACACCTCCACCCTGCTGCAGAGCATGGGCGAGTACTTCCGTGTGCAGGGCGACCGCACCGAGGCGGAGCGGCTGCTGATGGACGCCCTCCGCCAGCGGGAGAATCTCTGGGGCCGCCAGAACTCGCTCGTCGCCAACACCCTGGTGTCCCTCAGCCGGCTCAAGGTACTGAGTGCCGAGCTGCCCGAGGCGCGCAGTTTCGCCGAGGACGCGCTCAAGATACGGCTGCGTCTCGACGGCGACCGCGACCCGCGCACGCTGGAGAGCCGCATGCAACTGGGGCGGGTCCTGCGCGAACTCGGTGACTTCGACGGGGCGTCCGAGGCTGCGGCCCAGACACTGCTGCGCCTGCGGAGACTGTCCGAGACCGACCCGGTGAAGATCGCCGACGGTCTGTGCGACCTCGGCCTCGTCCGCTGGCGGCAGGGGCGGCTCGGTGAGGCGCTGGACCTGCACCGGGAGGCACTGCAGCTGCTGGAGCGGGCACCGGGGGACGGCGAGCCCGCGCGACGCAACCGTACGGCGTTCGTCCACCAGGCGCTCGGGCTGGCCCTGTTGGACTCCCACGACCTGGAGTGA
- a CDS encoding glycogen debranching N-terminal domain-containing protein, whose amino-acid sequence MNDSASPQTGRQPFLDATVICLSAPSFAMSSEDGQLRGAGIDGFYDQDRRLLHTLRLLVDGQEPEHVAHRPEGSREALFRAVCRSSEDPTSAPWLLVARERAVRRPDRGESGDAVLLQNVSGRTARCTVSVVAATDLADVATIKAGLSVDDVPCEQVEGVVPAVRWHSPHDNSEVVLRIEPVRPDAGGPLPRITPVEGRPGQVEFRWELLLRPDEEWSVHLLVQGKTTTVAGYPVPPRQGTPWQRAEVDGHERMAALLERALADLEALRLADRNSSAEEREDQFVAAGCPWFLGLFGRDSIWAARMMLPFGTGLARGTLWALARRQGTRHDSFTDEAPGRILHELRPAETRHGDGMVLPARYYASVDATPLFVVLLHEAWKWGLAEEDVRSLLPYARAAMGWVEQAMGGNDLISYGKGRADGLLHQGWKDSPDAIRDAEGRRVDPPIALCEVQGYAYQAAMGYAELLTALAGEEKEAERWRERAERLRAAFHRFFWIDGPDGRRYPAIAVDGSGQPVTGPASNMGHLLNSGILQDDKEHRWVAEALMSDELRTPWGIRTRSAQLAGFNPFSYHGGSVWAHDSAIAVHGLATTGFVEEAATLLGGMLDAAAHFDYRLPELYAAYPSSRFGQPAPYPPSCRPQAWAAASAALLCSAMLRVDADVPGRRLTLRPIAPSLMALNSPYSVRGLRLGERSVDVRVDIHGGTEVLGVDDEEWRIDVSGSRTT is encoded by the coding sequence GTGAACGACTCCGCCTCCCCTCAGACGGGCCGTCAGCCGTTTCTGGACGCTACGGTGATCTGCCTGTCCGCGCCGTCGTTCGCGATGTCGTCCGAGGACGGACAGCTGCGGGGAGCCGGGATCGACGGCTTCTACGACCAGGACCGAAGGCTGCTGCACACGCTCAGGCTGCTCGTCGACGGCCAGGAGCCGGAACACGTCGCCCATCGCCCCGAGGGTTCCCGGGAAGCGCTGTTCAGGGCGGTGTGCCGGTCCTCGGAGGACCCGACGTCGGCTCCCTGGCTGCTGGTCGCGCGGGAGCGCGCCGTACGGCGTCCGGACCGGGGCGAGTCGGGCGATGCCGTTCTGTTGCAGAACGTCAGCGGCCGGACGGCCCGGTGCACCGTCTCGGTGGTGGCCGCCACCGATCTCGCCGACGTCGCCACGATCAAGGCGGGCCTGTCGGTCGACGACGTTCCCTGCGAGCAGGTGGAGGGCGTGGTCCCCGCGGTGCGGTGGCACAGCCCGCACGACAACAGCGAGGTCGTGCTGCGGATCGAGCCCGTACGGCCGGACGCGGGCGGGCCGCTGCCGCGGATCACGCCGGTCGAAGGCCGGCCCGGGCAGGTGGAGTTCCGCTGGGAGCTGCTGCTGCGGCCGGACGAGGAGTGGTCCGTACACCTGCTGGTGCAGGGCAAGACCACGACCGTGGCGGGCTATCCGGTGCCGCCGCGGCAGGGCACCCCCTGGCAGCGGGCCGAGGTGGACGGGCACGAGCGCATGGCCGCGCTGCTGGAGCGGGCTCTGGCCGATCTGGAGGCGTTGCGGCTCGCCGATCGGAACAGCTCCGCCGAAGAGCGTGAGGATCAGTTCGTGGCCGCGGGCTGCCCCTGGTTCCTGGGCCTGTTCGGCCGGGACAGCATCTGGGCGGCCCGCATGATGCTCCCGTTCGGGACCGGGCTGGCCCGCGGCACGCTCTGGGCCCTGGCCAGGCGCCAGGGCACGCGCCACGACTCGTTCACGGACGAGGCGCCGGGCAGGATCCTGCACGAGTTGCGGCCCGCGGAGACGCGCCACGGAGACGGCATGGTGTTGCCTGCCCGCTACTACGCGTCGGTGGACGCGACTCCTCTGTTCGTCGTGCTCCTGCACGAGGCATGGAAATGGGGCCTCGCCGAGGAGGACGTCAGGTCGTTGCTGCCGTATGCCCGGGCCGCCATGGGCTGGGTCGAGCAGGCGATGGGCGGCAATGACCTGATCAGCTACGGCAAAGGCCGGGCGGACGGGCTGCTCCACCAGGGGTGGAAGGACTCGCCCGACGCGATCCGTGACGCGGAGGGACGGCGTGTCGACCCCCCCATCGCCCTGTGCGAGGTGCAGGGATACGCCTATCAGGCCGCCATGGGATACGCCGAACTCCTCACCGCTTTGGCGGGAGAGGAGAAGGAGGCCGAACGGTGGCGGGAACGGGCGGAGCGGTTGCGCGCCGCCTTTCACCGGTTCTTCTGGATCGACGGTCCGGACGGCCGACGTTATCCGGCCATCGCCGTCGACGGGAGCGGGCAGCCCGTCACCGGCCCGGCCTCCAACATGGGGCACCTGCTGAACTCCGGCATCCTCCAGGACGACAAGGAACACCGGTGGGTGGCTGAGGCGCTCATGTCGGACGAACTGCGGACTCCCTGGGGAATCCGCACCCGATCCGCGCAGCTGGCCGGATTCAATCCGTTCAGCTACCACGGCGGATCGGTCTGGGCGCACGACTCCGCCATCGCCGTGCACGGGCTCGCCACCACGGGTTTCGTCGAGGAGGCCGCGACTCTGCTGGGTGGCATGCTCGACGCGGCCGCACACTTCGACTACCGGCTGCCCGAGCTCTACGCGGCCTACCCGTCGTCCCGGTTCGGGCAGCCGGCGCCGTATCCCCCCTCCTGCCGGCCGCAGGCGTGGGCGGCGGCGTCCGCGGCACTGCTCTGCTCCGCGATGCTTCGGGTGGACGCCGACGTTCCCGGCCGGCGGCTGACGCTACGGCCGATCGCGCCCTCACTCATGGCACTGAATTCCCCCTACTCTGTTCGGGGATTGAGGCTCGGCGAACGCTCGGTCGACGTGCGCGTGGACATCCACGGCGGCACGGAAGTGCTGGGTGTCGACGACGAGGAGTGGCGTATCGACGTGTCCGGGTCCCGCACGACCTGA